TCGCCGATAGGATCGTAAAGGTGGCCGTAGCGCATGCCTCGACGTCTGGCCTCTCGTGCTACGTCGAAGAAGATGTACATGCCCTTCTCGAGCGTAACGGGGACGCCACGCATTACCATGGGCAATACGGGGCGCACCTGAAAGCGCACGCCGGCCCGGGCAGCGAGCGCCACAGTTTCGTCGAAGACGATGGCCGTATAGGGGCTTCTGAGCGATGGGTAGAACTCGAGCGTCAAGCTAGCGGCATCGCTCGCCTCGCCGAGATCAACGCTGGGGCAAGGTGCTAGAGGCGGTTCGCCTGGGGTCGTATCCGCCCCGAGCGCTGCTAGCCGTGCTTCGAGGTAGTGCAGCCGATCCACCCCCCAGTACCATTCCCCTTCGTAGTTGAACATGGCGCCGGAATAGTGTTTGAGCGCGGCGCGGCGCGCCGTACCGGACCTCAATCGCTCTCCCACTTGTGACGCCGATGCGTGGCCCAAGGCGCCTGCGTGCTGATGTAGGCGAGGCGTGTCACCGTGCCAAAGGGCTTCACTCACGGCGGCAAGGTGCTGTCCCAGAGTCCGTGAGTCGAGCGAGGCGAGTACCGATAGCGCCAGGGTCGTGGATGTCTCTTCGGGTGCCTCTAAGGAGGCTGGAAAGGACAGGCCGTACTGAGGGGCAATGAGGGCCGAATCCGAGCGGGCAAGCCGCAACAGCAGCTGCGCGTCCAAGACGTTATCGCCCAGAGGTCCACGCACCAGATGGCACTGTAATTCCACGTCGTAGCGCGCCGCGAAGCGCGCTAGCAGTTGGGCGGCTAGGTGGCTGTAGGCGTCATCGACCTGATGGAAGTACTCGACGACGTGGGGTCTGGAGTCCGCACGGCGACGCCTCTCCGCCCGGTGCCGGCGCTTGGTGACCTGCTCGTCGCTGAAGCGGAACGATAGGTACTTCGAGAGTAACCAACGGCGCAGGGCGGATGGATCCATGTTCGCCGCGCCACCTTGATTCTCAAACTGTCCTGCCAACGGATTCTCCTGCGTGACCGCTATGCGGTCGTTTGGGCAGTCAGGTGGAGGTGATCGGGTCCATCGAGGCGCCCGAGGTGATCGAGTGCATTCTGACGGACCTGAGGAAGTTGGGGAAGGCGGAACCGTGAGGAGGGCATCAGGGACGTCTTCGATCATGGAAGGCGCTGAGTGGATGTGAAGAAGTGCCCTTACCCGAATGGATTCTCAATAGTCAGGAACTCGACCTGCTGCCCATCGTGAAGGTCTTCACTCAGTAGCCGTCGACAACCAGCTTCCAGTGCCGCCGCAATCACCAGTAAGTCGTAGAAGCTGTAGCGAAATCGATCGTGTACACCTAGCGCACGATGATAGAGATCGGCTGACGCCGATACCCGCATCAGCGGAGCAAGCACGCTTCCGAGGTAGGCACGAGCGCTGGTAACGTCTAGCGGCACAGATGCCTTACGAAGCGCAGTATTCAGGAACTCCTGAACTACCTGATAGCTGATACAAGCGTTGCCCGTGAGAATCGCCTCTCGGACAATCGCATCAGCGGTAGCTGACCTCTCCGGGTCGGTCGTGTCCAACTGATAAACGAGGCCGTTGGTATCGAGGAACTTCTCAACGCTCATTCATCTCCTCGCGGGAGAGCTTCGCACCTACCTTCAGCCGCCCTCGTAGTCGTGCAACGACTTCATCGTACTGGTTGAGCCGGGCGGATTGTCCTGTGTAGTCAGTCAGCCATCTTCTGAACTGCTCGTTCAGGCTGGTGTTCTCGGCTTTCGCACGAGCCCGAGCTGCCTCAATCGTCTCTTCGTCCGCGCTAAGCGTGATGTTCTTCACCGTTAGACTATTAGCTCGTTGGTTACCAAGTAGCAGCGTGTAAAGGGTACACGAAACTGGTGCGACTGCATCTTCTCCACCTTTGAATAAAGGCTACCAGAAACTCACTTAGCGACTAAGATCATAGACTTAGAAAGGTCATGGGCGCCGCGTAGGGGACTCACCAAGCGACTACGTCCCGATGGCATTCAGCGGCTACAGCAACTCCAGCGCACACCGGCTTTCCATTCGCTGGTTCAAGCCCAGCTGCCCAAACACTCTCGAGCTGCCCTTGGCCAACTACGCACCTCCAGCCGCCGACGCCTGGCATTCCACACCATCGCCTAAGCGGCGCTCCAACTTGCGGCCCGCTGCCCACGCTGCGCTAAAGACAGTTTCGCCCTAACGGCCGGGAGTGGACGAACATGATCGATAGCCAGCCGCTCCCAAATCGGGCTCTCCTCGGCAGGGCGTCGACCGAGAACACAACGGGCTACGCCGCATGAGAAAGGGGGCGTAACAAGGCCAGCCGTGCTCGCCGCGCCCCGGGGCGCACGCCCAGAAGTGAACCTACGGTGACCCTCGTCGATGATGGTGCGCAGAGCATCGTTCGAGTAGCCCTCCATCGGCGACGCGTCGCGGCGCTCATCCCAGCAGTTGTCCACCACCTGGGCGAGCCCATCGGCGCCTGTCACCGTGGTCACGCCCTGACACACCCGTTCGTACTCGCGAGCGCCGGCGCAGTGCTGGGTGTAGTCCTGCGCCTCGGCGCCGGCATCGATTCCCGAGGTGGGCCTCGCCGGGGACTGACGGTTCTGAGCCACCCCTGGGGCCGTCACGGCAGGTGCGGCGTCCTGTCGTGCTTACCGCGGCTGTGGAGCGGGCGTCTGGGAAGACTCCCAAG
The Pseudomonadota bacterium DNA segment above includes these coding regions:
- a CDS encoding DsbA family protein; this translates as MDPSALRRWLLSKYLSFRFSDEQVTKRRHRAERRRRADSRPHVVEYFHQVDDAYSHLAAQLLARFAARYDVELQCHLVRGPLGDNVLDAQLLLRLARSDSALIAPQYGLSFPASLEAPEETSTTLALSVLASLDSRTLGQHLAAVSEALWHGDTPRLHQHAGALGHASASQVGERLRSGTARRAALKHYSGAMFNYEGEWYWGVDRLHYLEARLAALGADTTPGEPPLAPCPSVDLGEASDAASLTLEFYPSLRSPYTAIVFDETVALAARAGVRFQVRPVLPMVMRGVPVTLEKGMYIFFDVAREARRRGMRYGHLYDPIGEPVRRCYSLYPWAAEQGLGTALLSSFLHHAFARGVNTNTSKGLRKVVESAGLQWHAAEPRVGKGDWEQVLEDNRLVMYQGGLWGVPSYRLLAPSGDALLQVWGQDRLWLVAREIQRYQASRST
- a CDS encoding PIN domain-containing protein, whose amino-acid sequence is MSVEKFLDTNGLVYQLDTTDPERSATADAIVREAILTGNACISYQVVQEFLNTALRKASVPLDVTSARAYLGSVLAPLMRVSASADLYHRALGVHDRFRYSFYDLLVIAAALEAGCRRLLSEDLHDGQQVEFLTIENPFG